The following proteins are encoded in a genomic region of Thunnus maccoyii chromosome 8, fThuMac1.1, whole genome shotgun sequence:
- the LOC121901547 gene encoding uncharacterized protein LOC121901547 translates to MELKELLLSNQTSTESTQQLKDQYSQMRNVLKTSLQELRGEVQELQQDRQATGRKFTAMREELLLREQTILSLKEQLQSLRANQREPSITTNSSPHSEPQPSTSTSTSTPTDTRSSQRPAVTPTPTLSTTDSQREATTSRPSKTSGEVKITSDADIVILIDSNGKRVKEDQLFPAHKVNKFWCSRTDNALQLLTESTLGQPSHIIIHTGSNDLRLQQGRVAESMKRVAQRATQTFPSSKIIISTILP, encoded by the coding sequence ATGGAACTGAAGGAGCTGCTGCTCTCCAACCAGACATCCACTGAGTCCACACAGCAGCTCAAAGACCAATACAGCCAGATGAGGAATGTGTTGAAGACCTCCCTGcaggagctgagaggagaggtccaggagctgcagcaggacaGACAGGCTACAGGGAGAAAATTCACTGCTATGAGAGAGGAACTGCTCCTGAGAGAGCAAACCATCCTCAGCCTGAAGGAGCAGCTGCAGAGTCTCAGAGCAAACCAACGAGAACCCTCCATCACCACCAACAGCTCCCCTCACTCTGAACCACAGCCCTctacctccacctccacctccaccccgACTGACACCAGGTCATCACAACGACCTGCAGTAACgcccacccccaccctctctaCCACAGACTCACAAAGGGAGGCCACTACCAGCAGGCCTAGCAAAACATCTGGAGAGGTAAAGATAACCAGTGATGCTGACATTGTGATCCTAATAGACTCAAATGGGAAACGTGTTAAAGAGGACCAGCTTTTTCCTGCTCACAAAGTTAATAAATTCTGGTGCTCCAGGACTGATAACGCCCTCCAGCTGCTCACTGAGTCCACCTTGGGTCAACCTAGCCACATTATCATCCACACAGGTAGTAATGACCTGAGACTACAGCAGGGGAGGGTAGCAGAGTCTATGAAGAGAGTAGCACAGAGAGCTACACAGACCTTCCCCTCTTCCAAGATCATTATCTCCACCATCCTCCCATGA
- the LOC121901544 gene encoding uncharacterized protein LOC121901544 yields the protein MIPYALMAYRATKHSSMGLSPNMMLYGREITEPVDLVAGMPPDNDNISSPPFYVMQLRERFELSHQLAREALGRTAERAKQQYDKNIHQVVDAVWHLIKGTKRVKDKVRKFLPSYEGPYFIVGQLDDLVHHIQRSQRAKAKVVHHDKLKPYHSRMLLDNSWVFRSADEWAPVEVPPPANRSSNDTDIGPLDLWDTPPETEVTAGDALHSALPVPPSHRQSPESPSWPQLDEAGAQDPGGAHVQCLPPAFTPLQRPRRVHRVPDQLGDWISH from the coding sequence ATGATTCCCTATGCACTTATGGCGTACAGAGCAACCAAACACAGCTCCATGGGACTCTCACCCAACATGATGCTCTATGGGCGGGAAATCACCGAGCCAGTCGACTTGGTGGCTGGTATGCCACCCGACAACGACAACATCAGCTCTCCTCCGTTCTATGTCATGCAGCTCAGAGAACGATTTGAACTTTCTCACCAGCTGGCACGAGAAGCTCTGGGGAGGACTGCTGAGCGTGCCAAACAGCAGTATGACAAAAACATCCACCAAGTAGTAGATGCAGTATGGCACCTGATAAAGGGCACCAAGAGAGTGAAGGACAAAGTACGGAAGTTCTTGCCTTCTTATGAGGGCCCCTACTTCATTGTGGGCCAGCTGGACGACTTGGTCCACCATATCCAGAGGAGCCAGAGAGCAAAAGCCAAAGTGGTCCATCATGACAAACTCAAACCTTATCATTCCAGGATGCTGCTGGATAACAGCTGGGTCTTCCGAAGCGCCGATGAGTGGGCACCAGTGGAGGTCCCCCCTCCAGCAAACAGAAGCTCCAACGACACAGACATTGGCCCCCTTGACCTGTGGGACACTCCGCCAGAGACCGAGGTTACTGCTGGGGATGCTCTCCACTCTGCACTGCCAGTTCCACCAAGTCACAGACAGTCTCCTGAGAGCCCTTCTTGGCCACAGCTGGACGAGGCTGGGGCTCAGGATCCTGGTGGGGCACATGTTCAGTGTCTCCCTCCTGCCTTCACTCCACTTCAGAGACCCCGGAGGGTCCACAGGGTTCCTGACCAGCTTGGTGACTGGATCAGTCACTGA